From the genome of Vitis riparia cultivar Riparia Gloire de Montpellier isolate 1030 chromosome 11, EGFV_Vit.rip_1.0, whole genome shotgun sequence:
ATGGACAATCACCGGCCCACTGTCGGCTTCTCCTGCCTTCCATCAGAGCTTCTTCAGAGCATATTCCTCCGCCTCGCTCTGCCGGATATCGTCCGTCTAAGATCAATCAACAAGTCCATTGCCTCCATTGTATCTGACAAAGACTTTGTTCGTGACTGCAACACTCAGTTCTTATCCGCCAATTGGCTTTTCATTTACAGCAAGGGATGGCGTCGTGACTCGGTTCTTCACGGCTTCACCGATCAGTCTGATCACTGGTTCAAGATTCCGATTGCCGGATTATTGATGCCGGTGATTCATGCAACTGAAGATCTCTATTTTCTGGCTGCATCGGggaattttttcttgtttgtgtCCAACACTCGCAAGGAACTCCTTTCGGTAAACCTTTTGAAAAGGACCGTTAAGAAAATCCCTCCAAGCCCATTGGGCCCACGTGGTACTTCTTCGTGGCGGCGGTCCGGCATGAAATTAGTGGCTGGGCCGCCTGGTTCGGACTCTTTCCGGTTTTTCTTTGCTGAGTTGGTGGAGAACCGTCCGATCATGTTCGAATACAACTCGGATGATGACAAGTGGCAAAGCCTGGAAGCACAAGAAAACCATGGGGATTTGCCGCGTGTCTTTGAAGGAGCGGGTCCCTTGATTTTCTTAAGTGTGGTTAATGGAACGAATGAAAGCGTGGTGCTAGCCATCGGATCCCAAAGCAACAACACACCAGTGGTTCTAAGGCCAAGGTTTAGTGGAGGAGCAATTGAGCAGCGGCAAGTGGCCGTTGGATTTAGTTGGGGGAATGGGATCAATCGGTTACAAGTGTACGGTGATGGATACATGATGATTGTCAGATCAGATGACGTGGATGATGGTAATACAAGGGAGAGGGTGTTGAAGGAGATAGAAATGTGGGGGTTGAGCCCGAATGGAAGACGGTGGGAGCGTATTTCAAAGCTCCCAGGGGCTACAATGGAGCAAATAAAGAGAGCGTATGGAGTGATAATGGGGTGTGTAGAGGAAAGGAACGGGACAATCAGGGCCCTACTGATGTCTAATTACCGAGGCTTATGGCACA
Proteins encoded in this window:
- the LOC117925502 gene encoding uncharacterized protein LOC117925502, whose protein sequence is MDNHRPTVGFSCLPSELLQSIFLRLALPDIVRLRSINKSIASIVSDKDFVRDCNTQFLSANWLFIYSKGWRRDSVLHGFTDQSDHWFKIPIAGLLMPVIHATEDLYFLAASGNFFLFVSNTRKELLSVNLLKRTVKKIPPSPLGPRGTSSWRRSGMKLVAGPPGSDSFRFFFAELVENRPIMFEYNSDDDKWQSLEAQENHGDLPRVFEGAGPLIFLSVVNGTNESVVLAIGSQSNNTPVVLRPRFSGGAIEQRQVAVGFSWGNGINRLQVYGDGYMMIVRSDDVDDGNTRERVLKEIEMWGLSPNGRRWERISKLPGATMEQIKRAYGVIMGCVEERNGTIRALLMSNYRGLWHIIWLSYDIGRDDWTLLPLPDFDMKGSNMAGITFSSGLTLV